From the Vulpes lagopus strain Blue_001 chromosome 15, ASM1834538v1, whole genome shotgun sequence genome, one window contains:
- the LOC121476139 gene encoding olfactory receptor 51V1-like, whose amino-acid sequence MDTRADSLEKYSKSPMPAFPAYDTNSSTFLLTGFPGLEQEYPWLSIPFSCIYAMVLSGNCLVLHVIRTEPSLHQPMFYFLAMLALTDLCMGLSTVHTVLGILWGLSQEVSLDACIAQTYFIHGLSLTESGVLLAMAFDRFTAICNPLRYTSILTSARITKIGLGILVRSFVFIMAPIIRLKFFHYCHSHILSHSFCLHQDLLRLACSDIRFNSFYALALVICTLLFDSMLIIVSYILILHSVLAIASREERLKSLQTCVSHICAVMVFYIPIIGLTMVHRFGKHLSPMVHVLMGNIYIIFPPLMNPIIYSVKTQQIRGRIQKWFSMKKE is encoded by the coding sequence ATGGACACAAGGGCTGACTCATTGGAAAAATACAGCAAATCACCCATGCCTGCTTTTCCTGCTTATGACACCAATTCCTCAACCTTTCTACTAACAGGCTTCCCTGGCCTGGAACAGGAATATCCCTGGCTGTCCATCCCTTTCTCCTGTATCTATGCTATGGTACTGTCTGGGAACTGCCTGGTGCTGCATGTGATCCGGACTGAGCCGAGCCTGCACCAGCCCATGTTCTACTTCCTGGCCATGCTGGCCCTCACTGACCTGTGCATGGGGCTGTCCACAGTGCACACGGTGCTGGGCATCCTGTGGGGACTCAGCCAGGAAGTCAGCCTGGATGCCTGCATTGCTCAAACTTATTTCATCCATGGTCTGTCCCTCACAGAGTCTGGAGTCCTTCTCGCCATGGCTTTTGATCGCTTTACAGCAATCTGTAATCCTCTGAGGTATACGTCCATACTAACCAGTGCCAGGATTACCAAGATTGGGCTGGGAATTTTAGTTAGGAGTTTTGTGTTCATTATGGCTCCCATAATCCGCCTAAAGTTTTTCCACTATTGTCATTCCCATatcctctctcactctttctgccTTCACCAAGACTTACTAAGACTAGCATGTTCTGACATTCGCTTTAACAGTTTCTATGCCTTGGCTCTGGTGATCTGTACACTTTTGTTTGATTCCATGCTAATTATTGTATCCTACATTCTGATCCTGCATTCGGTCTTGGCTATTGCATCCCGGGAGGAGCGGCTTAAGTCCTTGCAGACCTGTGTCTCCCATATCTGTGCTGTCATGGTTTTCTATATCCCAATAATTGGTCTGACTATGGTGCATCGTTTTGGGAAACACCTCTCTCCTATGGTCCACGTCCTCATGGGCAACATCTATATCATCTTCCCACCCTTGATGAACCCCATCATCTACAGTGTCAAAACCCAACAAATCCGTGGCAGGATTCAGAAGTGGTTTTCCATGAAAAAGGAGTAA